A region of Bombyx mori chromosome 13, ASM3026992v2 DNA encodes the following proteins:
- the LOC101741724 gene encoding alpha-tocopherol transfer protein-like, with protein MTIEAISVQYEYKKHVNIRQEMVENLREWIRKQPHLPAEFITDLDIILAFHCCEYDTERTKHLIDLNFTVRTLFSFYQNREVNECIEKALDTWLVTPLSTPTKKGYRPIYCQILDSDPNKFVYQDAVRAFTMIVDLWQYEEGTVPGIVIILNMKDVSLGHISQIDLIVAQQFFYYLQESMIVKLKEFHFINAPSHMDKLMMMIRPLMKDTFLNVIKVHEAGSKTIEEYFSIDALPEESTGIILKENILKKLKANRQFFEDESKKRVNEAKRPGGPKTIASFFSNVETSFKKLEID; from the exons ATGACAATCGAAGCGATCTCAGTTCAATATGAATATAAGAAACATGTGAATATAAGACAAGAAATGGTCGAGAATTTACGTGAATGGATTCGGAAGCAGCCGCATCTTCCAGCTGAGTTTATAACTG ATCTTGATATAATACTCGCATTTCACTGCTGCGAATATGACACTGAGCGAACAAAGCACTTGATTGACCTCAATTTTACAGTCAGAACATTGTTCTCGTTTTATCAAAACAGAGAAGTAAACGAATGTATTGAAAAAGCCTTGGACACTTG GTTAGTGACACCACTAAGCACCCCGACTAAGAAAGGATATCGACCGATATACTGCCAGATCTTGGATTCGGACCCTAATAAATTTGTCTATCAGGATGcggttag AGCTTTCACAATGATAGTGGACTTATGGCAGTACGAAGAGGGAACTGTACCCGGAATAGTGATTATATTGAACATGAAAGACGTATCACTTGGACACATTTCTCAAATAGATTTGATTGTTGCTCAACAATTCTTTTATTATCTGCAG GAAAGTATGATAGTGAAACTAAAAGagtttcatttcattaatgCACCGAGTCATATGGATAaattaatgatgatgataagacCGCTTATGAAGGATacgtttttaaatgttattaaagtACACGAAGCGGGTTCTAAGACAATTGAAGAATACTTTTCGATTGACGCACTGCCAGAAGAAAGTACTGGGATCATATTGAAAG aaaatatattgaaaaaattaaaagctaACAGACAGTTTTTTGAAGATGAATCCAAGAAAAGAGTCAACGAAGCGAAACGTCCTGGAGGACCAAAAACAATTGCCTCGT
- the LOC101742162 gene encoding protein phosphatase 1 regulatory subunit 36 isoform X1, with translation MADDEEGVFGGLYEDGHWEWNENTNTLHFISDLPPQPVETIQISTKAPTGAIEFRDDVDLIEQIRFRRRYQRKLQPGQADVITLQDVKDIAIFTAPVGILSPVLINMLHLPTTERFLRALILCCQYYLQIADEMANRIIELEAKVRTPDCEIIENEYRDNLADLRLLVAKEYCTILIGGGETRKFHHMGPQKKRRSLSDKDARLFETLLRMCVQVVWLALGRKSFNQIELEVNRVFKSDIFNTVEHTLKTGYVGKMTKEERSVLFGNCIRYDKKLNTKSPLTNEVFCSRDVDYRVMGLGVIKCPHLTSRLQYLLLTIAGPEENFTESGIVLGIIGLPRSAFDTMLRPLPTATEGKSKASMSSTSNRSSKSAASMRKSSHVVQKLYPDITLPRKESKDVRFPPSFPDEPEKIRQCNEMQRRRWLNRLSKLMNLR, from the exons ATGGCTGATGATGAAGAGGGTGTTTTTGGAGGTTTGTATGAAGACGGCCATTGGGAATGGAATGAAAATACAAATACCTTACATTTTATAAG CGATTTACCTCCACAACCAGTGGAAACTATTCAGATATCAACAAAAGCGCCCACTGGAGCCATAGAGTTTCGAGACGATGTAGATTTAATTGAACAG ATACGGTTTCGCAGGCGTTACCAAAGGAAGTTGCAACCCGGTCAGGCAGACGTTATAACTCTTCAG GATGTAAAGGATATTGCAATATTTACTGCACCTGTCGGTATATTAAGTCCAGTATTGATTAATATGCTTCATCTTCCCACGACAGAAAGGTTTTTGAGAGCACTGATTCTATGTTGCCAGTACTATTTAcag ATTGCAGATGAAATGGCAAATCGTATAATAGAATTGGAAGCAAAAGTTCGAACGCCGGATTGTGAGATAATCGAAAACGAATACCGCGATAACTTAGCCGATCTGCGATTGTTAGTCGCCAAAGAATATTGCACAATATTAATAG GCGGAGGTGAGACTAGAAAGTTCCATCACATGGGCCCACAGAAAAAACGTCGATCACTATCAGATAAAGACGCTCGTTTATTCGAAACACTGTTGCGAATGTGCGTCCAAGTTGTTTGGCTGGCTTTGGGAAGGAAATCCTTTAATCAGATTG aaTTGGAAGTGAATCGAGTCTTCAAATCTGATATATTCAATACAGTTGAGCACACTCTGAAAACCGGCTATGTCGGTAAAATGACAAAGGAAGAGCGTTCAGTTTTATTTGGAAACTGCATTCGTTACGATAAAAAGTTGAACACAAAATCGCCATTGACCAACGAAGTGTTTTGTTCTAGAGATGTCGATTATCGTGTTATGGGTCTTGGAGTCATTAAATGCCCTCA CCTAACTTCTCGTTTGCAATATTTACTTTTGACAATAGCCGGTCCTGAGGAGAATTTTACTGAATCCGGTATAGTTCTCGGTATTATTGGTTTGCCACGTTCTGCTTTCGACACGATGCTTAGACCCCTACCGACTGCTACGGAAGGAAAATCTAAAGCTTCAAT GTCTTCGACAAGCAACCGGAGCTCTAAAAGTGCAGCGTCTATGAGGAAAAGCTCTCATGTCGTCCAAAAATTATATCCTGACATAACACTACCACGAAAGGAATCCAAGGA TGTACGCTTTCCGCCGTCGTTTCCCGATGAGCCAGAGAAAATCCGTCAATGTAACGAAATGCAGCGACGGCGGTGGCTAAATAGGCTTAGTAAACTGATGAATCTGCGCTAG
- the LOC101741872 gene encoding uncharacterized protein LOC101741872: MIGAYSSNYDNDENFESLFEDGHWEWDENVMQLVFTSDRPRRESSYESTLQTTFGPVEFKDNLDLLDELRFRKLFQRKTVETDVVTVQDIKDLVLYTAPLKMLISAPATVNVLHLRATHRFLRALIFYCQYYLQTSDEMSKRSLELEAKIRTHRSDEIERIFQINLEDLRLLVAKEYCNLIMGDGEFKKYHHMGLSKKTRSLTKKEAHLFENVLRIAIQITWIALGRKAFNQIEKEVHRIFKTPIFNFADHRLNSMNTEKLSNEEQKILLGHCVHYGKKIKTQSPLANEAFCSRHIDFRMFGLGIIKYNGLPSRLRYFEQMLIAPEILLSKFEISLGIVGLPRSNFDTMLREIKVPLSGASTSSSRVRQSVGRLTSSRMSRSSAGGKQKSTTSATMQPLYKDIVIPEPSNTDSSAEFSCETLPTAPCDQDQQNKWLRWIKLHTNRKNKHKKH; the protein is encoded by the exons ATGATTGGAGCGTATTCTTCAAATTACGACAACGATGAGAACTTTGAAAGTTTATTCGAAGATGGGCATTGGGAATGGGATGAAAATGTTATGCAGCTCGTGTTCACAAG TGATCGCCCGCGGCGCGAATCCTCTTATGAATCAACTTTGCAGACTACTTTTGGTCCGGTAGAATTTAAAGATAATTTAGATCTTCTAGACGAG ctAAGATTTCGTAAATTATTTCAAAGGAAAACCGTTGAGACAGACGTGGTCACTGTGCAG GATATTAAAGATTTAGTGCTTTACACAGCACCTTTAAAGATGCTAATATCAGCTCCAGCAACAGTCAACGTTCTTCATCTACGAGCAACACACCGATTCCTACGTGCTTTAATATTCTATTGTCAATATTATCTACAG aCTTCTGACGAAATGAGCAAACGTTCGTTAGAATTGGAAGCGAAAATTCGTACACATAGAAGCGATGAAATTgagagaatttttcaaattaatttagaaGACCTACGTTTACTTGTTGCTAAAGAATACTGTAATCTAATTATGG GAGATGGTGAGTTTAAAAAGTATCATCACATGGGTTTGTCAAAGAAAACGCGCTCACTAACCAAAAAAGAAGCACACCTGTTCGAAAACGTTCTACGTATAGCCATACAAATAACGTGGATAGCCCTCGGACGCAAAGCGTTTAACCAAATAG AGAAGGAAGTGCACAGAATTTTCAAGACCCCGATTTTTAACTTCGCTGACCATAGATTAAATTCAATGAATACTGAAAAACTGAGTAATGAAGAACAAAAGATATTACTAGGACATTGCGTGCATTATGGCaagaaaattaaaactcaatcgCCTTTAGCGAACGAAGCCTTTTGTAGTAGACACATCGACTTCAGAATGTTCGGTCTCGGTATTATCAAATATAATGG TTTGCCAAGTCGCCTACGTTATTTCGAACAAATGTTAATAGCACCTGAAATACTTTTGAGCAAGTTCGAAATAAGCCTCGGTATCGTTGGTCTGCCGCGATCAAACTTTGACACAATGCTCCGGGAAATCAAAGTCCCGCTATCCGGAGCGAGCACTTCATCGAGTAGAGTTCGACAATCTGTGGGGAG gttGACATCATCAAGAATGTCCAGATCGAGTGCGGGAGGAAAACAGAAGAGTACTACGAGCGCAACTATGCAGCCGTTGTATAAAGACATTGTGATTCCCGAACCAAGTAATAC agACAGTTCCGCGGAATTTTCTTGCGAAACTTTACCAACGGCCCCCTGTGATCAAGATCAACAAAACAAATGGTTGCGATGGATAAAGTTACACACGAATcggaaaaataaacataaaaagcactga
- the LOC101742162 gene encoding protein phosphatase 1 regulatory subunit 36 isoform X2: MADDEEGVFGGLYEDGHWEWNENTNTLHFISDLPPQPVETIQISTKAPTGAIEFRDDVDLIEQIRFRRRYQRKLQPGQADVITLQDVKDIAIFTAPVGILSPVLINMLHLPTTERFLRALILCCQYYLQIADEMANRIIELEAKVRTPDCEIIENEYRDNLADLRLLVAKEYCTILIGGGETRKFHHMGPQKKRRSLSDKDARLFETLLRMCVQVVWLALGRKSFNQIELEVNRVFKSDIFNTVEHTLKTGYVGKMTKEERSVLFGNCIRYDKKLNTKSPLTNEVFCSRDVDYRVMGLGVIKCPQSSTSNRSSKSAASMRKSSHVVQKLYPDITLPRKESKDVRFPPSFPDEPEKIRQCNEMQRRRWLNRLSKLMNLR; encoded by the exons ATGGCTGATGATGAAGAGGGTGTTTTTGGAGGTTTGTATGAAGACGGCCATTGGGAATGGAATGAAAATACAAATACCTTACATTTTATAAG CGATTTACCTCCACAACCAGTGGAAACTATTCAGATATCAACAAAAGCGCCCACTGGAGCCATAGAGTTTCGAGACGATGTAGATTTAATTGAACAG ATACGGTTTCGCAGGCGTTACCAAAGGAAGTTGCAACCCGGTCAGGCAGACGTTATAACTCTTCAG GATGTAAAGGATATTGCAATATTTACTGCACCTGTCGGTATATTAAGTCCAGTATTGATTAATATGCTTCATCTTCCCACGACAGAAAGGTTTTTGAGAGCACTGATTCTATGTTGCCAGTACTATTTAcag ATTGCAGATGAAATGGCAAATCGTATAATAGAATTGGAAGCAAAAGTTCGAACGCCGGATTGTGAGATAATCGAAAACGAATACCGCGATAACTTAGCCGATCTGCGATTGTTAGTCGCCAAAGAATATTGCACAATATTAATAG GCGGAGGTGAGACTAGAAAGTTCCATCACATGGGCCCACAGAAAAAACGTCGATCACTATCAGATAAAGACGCTCGTTTATTCGAAACACTGTTGCGAATGTGCGTCCAAGTTGTTTGGCTGGCTTTGGGAAGGAAATCCTTTAATCAGATTG aaTTGGAAGTGAATCGAGTCTTCAAATCTGATATATTCAATACAGTTGAGCACACTCTGAAAACCGGCTATGTCGGTAAAATGACAAAGGAAGAGCGTTCAGTTTTATTTGGAAACTGCATTCGTTACGATAAAAAGTTGAACACAAAATCGCCATTGACCAACGAAGTGTTTTGTTCTAGAGATGTCGATTATCGTGTTATGGGTCTTGGAGTCATTAAATGCCCTCA GTCTTCGACAAGCAACCGGAGCTCTAAAAGTGCAGCGTCTATGAGGAAAAGCTCTCATGTCGTCCAAAAATTATATCCTGACATAACACTACCACGAAAGGAATCCAAGGA TGTACGCTTTCCGCCGTCGTTTCCCGATGAGCCAGAGAAAATCCGTCAATGTAACGAAATGCAGCGACGGCGGTGGCTAAATAGGCTTAGTAAACTGATGAATCTGCGCTAG